One genomic window of Streptomyces sp. WP-1 includes the following:
- a CDS encoding flavodoxin family protein, producing the protein MTSPVVSIAYHSGYGHTAVLAEAVRAGAVEAGAETHLITVDEITDEQWGILDRSDAIVFGSPTYMGTASGAFHVFGEATSSRWAGQGWQDKLAAGFTNSGSKSGDKLHTLQFFQTLAAQHGMHWVNLGLLPGWNSSTASENDLNRLGFFAGAAAQTDTDQGPEGVHKADIATAEHLGRRVTETARTFARGRAAA; encoded by the coding sequence ATGACCAGCCCCGTTGTTTCGATCGCCTACCACTCGGGCTACGGCCACACCGCCGTCCTCGCCGAGGCCGTCCGCGCCGGTGCCGTCGAGGCGGGCGCCGAGACGCACCTGATCACGGTGGACGAGATCACCGACGAGCAGTGGGGGATACTCGACCGCTCGGACGCGATCGTCTTCGGCTCGCCCACCTACATGGGCACCGCCTCCGGCGCCTTCCATGTCTTCGGCGAGGCGACCTCCTCACGCTGGGCCGGCCAGGGCTGGCAGGACAAGCTGGCCGCCGGGTTCACCAACTCGGGCTCCAAGAGCGGCGACAAGCTGCACACACTCCAGTTCTTCCAGACGCTCGCCGCGCAGCACGGCATGCACTGGGTGAACCTCGGGCTGCTCCCGGGCTGGAACAGCAGCACCGCCTCCGAGAACGACCTCAACCGCCTGGGCTTCTTCGCCGGCGCCGCCGCCCAGACCGACACCGACCAGGGCCCGGAGGGCGTGCACAAGGCGGACATCGCCACGGCCGAGCACCTCGGGCGCCGGGTGACCGAGACCGCGCGGACGTTCGCGCGGGGCCGGGCCGCCGCGTAA
- a CDS encoding helix-turn-helix domain-containing protein, translated as MTARPQEPDELAYNVFAKACPSRCTLENVTGRWGGLTLGALSEGSLRFNELRRRVDGVSEKMLSQTLHALERDGLVHREAQPTNPPRVDYELTPLGREVAGRLLALIECVEGAMDEVLASRERYDETRGAR; from the coding sequence ATGACCGCACGCCCCCAGGAGCCCGACGAGCTCGCCTACAACGTCTTCGCCAAGGCATGCCCCTCCCGCTGCACGCTGGAGAACGTCACGGGCCGCTGGGGCGGACTGACCCTCGGCGCGCTGTCCGAGGGCTCACTGCGCTTCAACGAGCTGCGCCGCCGCGTCGACGGCGTGAGCGAGAAGATGCTCTCCCAGACCCTGCACGCGCTGGAGCGCGACGGCCTGGTGCACCGCGAGGCCCAGCCGACCAACCCGCCCCGCGTCGACTACGAGCTGACCCCGCTCGGCCGCGAGGTCGCCGGGCGCCTGCTCGCCCTCATCGAGTGCGTGGAGGGCGCCATGGACGAGGTGCTGGCCTCGCGCGAGCGTTACGACGAGACGCGCGGCGCCCGCTGA
- the mutM gene encoding bifunctional DNA-formamidopyrimidine glycosylase/DNA-(apurinic or apyrimidinic site) lyase: MPELPEVEVVRRGLARWVAHRTVAETEVLHPRAVRRHVAGGEDFAHRLKGHHIGDPSRRGKYLWLPLEETNQSVLAHLGMSGQLLVQPREAPDEKHLRIRIRFADSLGTELRFVDQRTFGGLSLHDNTPDGLPDVIAHIARDPLDALFDDDAFHQVLRRKRSTVKRALLDQSLISGVGNIYADEALWRARIHYERPTAGLTRPVTAELLGHIRDVMNAALAVGGTSFDSLYVNVNGESGYFDRSLDAYGREGEPCRRCGTPIRRRPWMNRSSYFCPRCQRAPRVSS; this comes from the coding sequence ATGCCCGAGTTGCCCGAGGTCGAGGTCGTCCGGCGGGGGCTGGCGCGGTGGGTGGCCCATCGCACCGTCGCCGAGACCGAGGTGCTGCACCCGCGCGCCGTACGCCGTCATGTGGCCGGCGGCGAGGACTTCGCGCACCGGCTCAAGGGGCATCACATCGGCGACCCCAGCCGGCGCGGCAAGTACCTGTGGCTGCCGCTGGAGGAGACGAACCAGTCGGTCCTCGCGCACCTCGGGATGAGCGGACAGCTGCTGGTGCAGCCGCGGGAGGCGCCCGACGAGAAGCATCTGCGCATCCGGATCCGGTTCGCCGACTCGCTCGGCACCGAGCTGCGGTTCGTGGACCAACGCACCTTCGGCGGGCTGTCGTTGCACGACAACACCCCGGACGGGCTGCCTGACGTCATCGCGCACATCGCCCGCGACCCGCTCGACGCGCTGTTCGACGACGACGCCTTCCACCAGGTGCTGCGCCGCAAGCGCAGCACCGTCAAACGGGCCCTGCTGGACCAGTCGTTGATCAGCGGAGTCGGCAACATCTACGCGGACGAGGCCCTTTGGCGCGCCCGCATCCACTACGAGCGTCCGACCGCCGGCCTCACCCGCCCGGTCACGGCCGAACTCCTCGGCCACATCCGGGACGTGATGAACGCGGCCCTCGCCGTCGGCGGCACCAGCTTCGACAGCCTGTACGTCAACGTCAACGGCGAGTCGGGCTACTTCGACCGCTCGCTCGACGCCTACGGCCGCGAGGGCGAGCCCTGCCGCCGCTGCGGCACGCCGATCAGGCGCCGCCCGTGGATGAACCGGTCCAGCTACTTCTGCCCGAGGTGTCAGCGGGCGCCGCGCGTCTCGTCGTAA
- the rnc gene encoding ribonuclease III — protein sequence MTDAKAAGPRQRGGSSLASSHTVLEGRLGYQVESALLVRALTHRSYAYENGGLPTNERLEFLGDSVLGLVVTDTLYRTHPDLPEGQLAKLRAAVVNSRALAEVGRGLDLGAFIRLGRGEEGTGGRDKASILADTLEAVIGAVYLDQGLDAASELVHRLFDPLIEKSSNLGAGLDWKTSLQELTAIEGLGVPEYLVTETGPDHEKTFTAAARVGGVSYGTGTGRSKKEAEQQAAESAWRAIKAAADERAKAAAEAEQAVAQAAKDDDTSSATA from the coding sequence ATGACAGACGCGAAAGCCGCTGGTCCCCGTCAGCGCGGGGGCAGCTCACTGGCCTCGTCCCACACAGTTCTGGAAGGGCGGCTCGGCTACCAGGTCGAGTCCGCCCTTCTGGTGCGTGCGCTCACCCACCGTTCCTACGCGTACGAGAACGGCGGTCTGCCGACGAACGAGCGGCTGGAGTTCCTCGGGGACTCCGTGCTCGGCCTCGTCGTGACGGACACGCTGTACCGCACCCACCCCGACCTGCCCGAGGGCCAACTGGCCAAGCTGCGGGCCGCGGTGGTCAACTCGCGTGCGCTGGCGGAGGTGGGGCGCGGCCTCGACCTCGGCGCCTTCATCCGGCTCGGCCGGGGTGAAGAGGGCACGGGTGGCCGGGACAAGGCGTCCATCCTCGCCGACACCCTTGAAGCGGTGATCGGCGCGGTCTATCTCGACCAGGGCCTCGACGCGGCCTCCGAGCTGGTGCACCGGCTCTTCGACCCGCTGATCGAGAAGTCCTCCAACCTGGGCGCGGGCCTGGACTGGAAGACGTCGCTCCAGGAGCTGACCGCGATCGAGGGACTCGGCGTGCCCGAGTACCTGGTCACGGAGACCGGCCCCGACCACGAGAAGACCTTCACTGCTGCCGCCCGCGTCGGAGGCGTCTCGTACGGCACCGGCACCGGCCGCAGCAAGAAGGAGGCGGAGCAGCAGGCCGCCGAGTCCGCCTGGCGCGCCATCAAGGCCGCCGCGGACGAGCGCGCCAAGGCGGCGGCGGAGGCCGAACAGGCCGTCGCGCAAGCCGCCAAGGACGACGACACGTCGTCCGCCACCGCCTGA
- the rpmF gene encoding 50S ribosomal protein L32 gives MAVPKRKMSRSNTRHRRSQWKAAVPTLVACERCHEPKQQHIACPSCGTYNKRQVLEV, from the coding sequence GTGGCTGTTCCGAAGCGGAAGATGTCGCGCAGCAACACGCGCCACCGCCGGTCGCAGTGGAAGGCTGCGGTCCCCACCCTGGTTGCGTGCGAGCGCTGCCACGAGCCCAAGCAGCAGCACATCGCGTGCCCGTCTTGCGGCACCTACAACAAGCGCCAGGTCCTCGAAGTCTGA